The proteins below are encoded in one region of Lepisosteus oculatus isolate fLepOcu1 chromosome 10, fLepOcu1.hap2, whole genome shotgun sequence:
- the macc1 gene encoding metastasis-associated in colon cancer protein 1, producing MSAARAESRRLARSKSEGTLIDVDDDGQLSSNNYKGSYIAPSVSKHSEWPILQPEVLQPAKASNPFWNGLSGSNPFLDDIMDNGESQRNNTRVSILKEDPLAVFGAENADSNSSTDEVNISHLLNLKRKPTQKRSGRWNSASDILDISDGKAPPRQSNLVVSNQFLTPDFDWLKDDREAHKMAWLSHRQLTRSCLDLGIMSQSPGWAQSQATETQIVCKLNHNGGSVQLPDADISAHIPEGHVAPGQIQEIALKAILDPPQGLNTDLSTTLSPLLEVSLSNHDTQECISLEMKIAGEIKRDPLSQVMTEIVCLCGHKKEGPFERLKSCYVYRDTLQVKLKNTRPQLYVIAAAQAKVLQPPAASVWDYMDRQVTVGIYGPKHIHPTFKALCAVFCHNQIPQKFCFSDFKKGGKNLPQVLLQLWGKHQFHPKELQNLQIALTPLDCTYEISAVDQVKEVKQVHLKMGQILRLPFTLSKSGSGEMLPFKLGVQVKGSNSAILTEFTVSTPEAPPRLSDKFRQKRQERRREVAFSAPIPETAMLQCPKFQNREVNVCWYGVALKSVLRQVKVEYLLEYFKGDTIAILSLETIKAVGQTKVKEWHIGFIRGKLGLVHCKNVKVISKEQVIDFTDAKVTTNTLLDQLVRPYKKLTYMYSAIQSLAIEDITSWKAFAEALGYSSLSLEDITRVQVQTEAEKVACVLEKLKEDCHSDKTKKKFQHELMIGLLKIDCQGLVARLTQNTVILSTAVELGIRWRELAERVGKLSGAQIADYEKPHRGKSGEVSGQSMWKPAYDFLYTWSAHYGDSYRDVIQDLHLALDKMKNPITKQWRQVTGALIAVSCMEILRASAFPKEETKS from the exons ATGTCAGCAGCTAGAGCAGAGTCGCGTCGCCTCGCTAGGAGCAAGTCTGAGGGGACACTGATTGATGTGGATGACGATGGACAGCTCAGCAGCAATAATTACAAAG GCAGTTACATTGCACCTAGTGTAAGCAAGCATTCAGAATGGCCCATTTTACAGCCAGAGGTCTTACAGCCTGCAAAAGCCTCAAACCCATTCTGGAATGGCCTTTCTGGCTCCAATCCCTTCCTGGATGACATTATGGACAATGGAGAAAGTCAGAGAAACAATACTAGAGTTTCAATATTGAAGGAGGACCCCTTGGCTGTATTTGGTGCAGAAAATGCAGATTCAAACAGCTCTACAGATGAAGTGAACATCAGTCatcttttgaatttaaaaaggaAGCCCACTCAGAAAAGGTCTGGAAGGTGGAATAGTGCATCCGATATTCTGGATATTTCAGATGGAAAAGCACCCCCCAGGCAAAGCAATCTGGTGGTGTCAAATCAGTTTTTGACACCGGATTTCGATTGGCTGAAAGATGACAGAGAAGCACACAAGATGGCATGGCTGAGCCACAGGCAGTTGACTAGATCATGCCTTGATTTGGGGATCATGAGTCAGAGTCCTGGCTGGGCCCAGAGTCAAGCAACAGAGACACAAATTGTCTGCAAGCTAAACCATAATGGAGGATCGGTACAGTTACCTGATGCTGACATCAGCGCCCATATTCCAGAAGGCCACGTTGCACCAGGACAAATTCAGGAAATTGCGTTGAAAGCAATCCTTGACCCTCCACAGGGACTGAATACTGACCTTTCGACCACTCTGAGCCCACTTTTGGAAGTAAGTCTCAGCAACCACGACACGCAGGAGTGCATTTCATTAGAGATGAAGATTGCTGGTGAAATCAAACGCGATCCTCTGAGCCAGGTCATGACTGaaattgtgtgtctgtgtggacaCAAAAAAGAGGGACCCTTCGAAAGGCTAAAGAGCTGTTATGTTTATAGGGACACGCTGCAAGTGAAGCTGAAGAACACAAGGCCTCAGCTGTATGTCATCGCCGCAGCTCAAGCCAAAGTTCTTCAGCCCCCAGCGGCTTCCGTGTGGGACTACATGGACAGGCAGGTCACTGTCGGGATCTACGGACCGAAGCACATCCACCCGACCTTTAAGGCGTTGTGTGCAGTTTTCTGTCACAATCAAATCCCTCAAAAATTCTGCTTCTCAGACTTCAAAAAGGGCGGCAAAAACTTGCCCCAGGTCTTACTGCAGCTCTGGGGGAAACATCAGTTCCACCCGAAAGAGCTGCAGAATCTCCAGATTGCGCTGACGCCCCTCGACTGTACATACGAAATCAGCGCCGTGGATCAAGTTAAAGAGGTGAAGCAAGTGCACCTCAAAATGGGGCAAATTCTGCGTCTGCCATTTACCTTGTCCAAGTCCGGGAGTGGTGAAATGCTGCCTTTTAAATTAGGAGTTCAAGTTAAAGGTTCGAACTCCGCCATTCTGACAGAATTTACCGTGTCGACTCCCGAGGCACCGCCGCGGCTGTCGGACAAGTTTAGACAGAAACgtcaggagaggaggagggaggtggCCTTTTCTGCTCCCATTCCCGAAACAGCCATGTTGCAGTGTCCCAAGTTTCAGAATCGGGAAGTAAATGTGTGCTGGTATGGTGTCGCGCTCAAATCGGTTCTCCGGCAGGTGAAGGTTGAGTACTTACTGGAATATTTTAAAGGAGACACAATTGCAATTCTTTCCCTTGAAACCATTAAGGCAGTCGGCCAGACCAAAGTGAAAGAGTGGCACATCGGTTTTATCCGAGGGAAACTTGGGCTGGTGCACTGCAAGAATGTGAAGGTCATTTCGAAGGAACAAGTGATTGACTTCACAGACGCAAAGGTGACCACCAACACTCTCCTGGATCAGCTGGTACGTCCATACAAGAAACTGACCTACATGTACTCTGCTATTCAGTCGCTGGCCATAGAGGACATTACTAGCTGGAAGGCTTTTGCTGAGGCCTTAGGTTACTCCAGCCTGTCTCTAGAAGACATAACCAGAGTGCAGGTGCAGACTGAAGCAGAGAAAGTAGCCTGTGTGCTCGAGAAGCTGAAAGAGGATTGCCACTCGGACAAAACTAAGAAGAAATTCCAGCACGAGCTCATGATT GGGCTTTTGAAGATCGATTGTCAAGGGCTCGTCGCCCGTCTGACCCAgaacacagtcatcctgtccaCTGCGGTGGAACTGGGAATCCGCTGGAGAGAGCTCGCCGAGAGAGTGGGAAAGCTGTCGGGCGCTCAGATTGCCGACTACGAGAAACCTCACCGGGGAAAGAGCGGCGAAGTGAGCGGTCAG TCGATGTGGAAACCTGCATATGACTTTCTGTACACATGGAGCGCCCATTATGGAGACAGCTACAGGGATGTGATACAGGACCTCCATTTGGCAttagacaaaatgaaaaatccCATTACTAAGCAATGGAGACAGGTCACTGGAGCACTGATTGCAGTGAGCTGTATGGAAATCCTTCGGGCATCTGCCTTTCCTAAAGAAGAAACTAAGAGCTAA